A window of Rhododendron vialii isolate Sample 1 chromosome 11a, ASM3025357v1 contains these coding sequences:
- the LOC131308189 gene encoding allene oxide synthase 3-like, whose product MKNRKPTPQTMSSSPSSSSSSPPPTSGDSPPSNLPLKEIPGDYGIPFLGPIRDRYDYFYNQGKDEFFQSRIKKYNSTIFRTNMPPGPFIARNPKVIAVLDAVSFPVLFDTAKVEKKNVLDGTFFPSTAFTGGHRVCAYLDPTEPNHAVFKGWFLSLLAARHNNFIPLFQNSLLHLFANVEAELSKNGKADFNTLSDDISFSFVFTLFCDRSPSDTKIGSDGSKLFTEWLFFQLAPLITLGLKYLPNFLEDFLLHTLPLPFFPVKSAYKRLYDGFYISTSKILDEAEKLGIQRNEACHNLVFMAGFNAYGGMKTLFPALIKWVAIAGESLHRRLANEIRTVVESEGGVTFSALDKMSLLKSVVYEAMRIEPPVPFQYGKAKVDMVVHSHDAAYEIKKGEMIFGNQPFATKDGRVFENPEEFVADRFVGDGEKLLKYVYWSNGRETDEPTAENKQCPAKDVVVLLARVLLVEFFLRYDTLTAEVGTLLLGSSVTITSLTKAESTA is encoded by the coding sequence atgaaaaacagaaaaccCACACCTCAAACAATGTCTTCATCtccatcttcttcctcctcctctcctccacCAACCTCCGGCGACTCGCCGCCATCAAACCTCCCGTTAAAAGAAATCCCCGGCGACTACGGCATACCCTTTCTCGGCCCGATAAGAGACCGATACGACTACTTCTACAACCAAGGCAAGGACGAATTCTTCCAATCCCGAATCAAGAAATACAACTCCACAATCTTCCGGACCAATATGCCACCAGGGCCATTCATTGCCCGCAACCCAAAAGTCATCGCCGTCCTCGACGCCGTCAGTTTTCCCGTCCTCTTTGACACCGCGAAGGTCGAGAAGAAAAACGTCCTCGACGGCACTTTCTTCCCCTCCACCGCCTTCACCGGCGGCCACCGCGTTTGCGCTTACCTCGACCCCACCGAACCCAACCACGCCGTCTTCAAAGGCtggttcctctctctcctcgccgcCAGACACAACAATTTCATCCCGCTTTTCCAAAACTCTCTCTTGCATCTCTTCGCAAATGTCGAAGCCGAGCTATCGAAAAACGGCAAAGCAGATTTCAACACGTTGAGCGACGACATATCCTTTTCGTTCGTGTTCACTCTCTTCTGCGATCGCAGTCCTTCCGATACAAAGATCGGATCGGACGGATCAAAACTGTTTACGGAATGGCTATTCTTTCAACTTGCACCCCTGATAACCCTCGGATTAAAATACCTCCCCAACTTTCTCGAAGATTTTTTACTCCACACATTACCGTTGCCCTTTTTCCCTGTAAAATCCGCTTATAAAAGACTTTACGACGGGTTTTATATTTCCACGTCGAAAATACTGGACGAAGCAGAGAAATTAGGGATTCAACGAAATGAAGCTTGTCATAATTTGGTTTTCATGGCTGGGTTTAACGCATACGGAGGAATGAAAACTCTGTTTCCTGCTCTTATCAAGTGGGTGGCAATCGCAGGGGAGAGTTTACACCGGCGGCTAGCTAACGAAATCAGGACCGTCGTTGAGTCCGAAGGCGGGGTCACATTTTCGGCTTTGGACAAAATGAGTCTGCTTAAATCAGTGGTTTACGAAGCGATGAGGATCGAGCCGCCGGTTCCGTTCCAGTACGGCAAGGCTAAGGTTGACATGGTGGTCCACAGCCATGACGCGGCGTATGAGATCAAGAAAGGGGAGATGATCTTCGGTAATCAGCCATTTGCGACGAAAGACGGGAGGGTTTTTGAGAATCCGGAGGAGTTTGTGGCGGATAGGTTCGTAGGGGACGGGGAGAAGTTGCTGAAGTATGTGTATTGGTCGAATGGGAGGGAGACCGATGAGCCGACGGCGGAGAACAAGCAGTGTCCGGCGAAGGATGTGGTGGTGCTACTGGCCAGGGTGCTGCTGGTGGAGTTTTTCTTGAGGTATGATACGCTCACGGCTGAGGTTGGGACGTTGTTGCTGGGATCGTCGGTGACTATCACGTCGTTGACGAAGGCCGAGTCGACTGCGTGA
- the LOC131308191 gene encoding protein JINGUBANG-like: MTKEGGAPAGGGGGRGRGSTDLHRPKLGTLMHSEPPSFINHEYDTNQTNPYAHRNSNASTGSPLHNYSPYYKTDPSPSPNYAMSPWNPTSPFQTSPWIKSSPLLSTRNGLIGSLVRAEGHIYSLAASGDLLYTGSDSKNIRVWKSLKDFSGFKSSSGLVKSIVLSGGKIFTGHQDGKIRVWKFYPKNPWKPYKRVGELPTTKDFIKSSMNPSNYVKVRHRFNVPWIKHFDAVSCMSLDREQGILYSGSWDKTVKVWRISDSKCLESINAHDDAVNSVVAGFEGLVLTGSADGTVKVWRRELVGKNTKHVRVQTLLKQESAVTALAVSAAGSGVVYCGSSDGLVNFWERGKHSLSHGGVLRGHKLAVLCLAAAGNLVFSGSADKSIGVWRKEEGGDHTWLSVLSGHSGPVKCLAVEEDKDQLSKCGEDDQRWVVYSGSLDKSVKIWRVSEKFPAV, translated from the coding sequence ATGACGAAAGAAGGAGGAGCACCAgcaggcggcggcggcggtcgCGGTCGTGGTTCCACAGATCTCCACCGGCCGAAGCTCGGAACGCTAATGCATTCCGAGCCCCCGAGTTTCATCAACCATGAATACGACACCAACCAAACCAATCCGTACGCCCATCGCAACAGCAACGCCTCCACCGGAAGCCCTCTCCACAACTACTCCCCGTACTACAAAACCGACCCCTCACCTTCTCCTAACTACGCCATGTCCCCCTGGAACCCCACATCGCCGTTCCAAACCTCGCCCTGGATCAAATCGTCCCCTTTGTTGTCCACGCGAAACGGGTTGATCGGCTCGCTCGTTCGCGCCGAGGGCCACATATACTCTCTCGCCGCCTCCGGTGACTTGCTGTACACCGGGTCCGACAGCAAGAACATAAGGGTGTGGAAGAGCCTGAAGGATTTTTCGGGGTTTAAATCGAGCAGCGGATTGGTCAAGTCGATTGTTTTGTCCGGCGGGAAGATATTCACCGGACACCAAGACGGGAAAATTCGGGTGTGGAAATTCTACCCTAAGAATCCCTGGAAACCGTATAAGCGCGTGGGGGAGTTGCCCACGACCAAAGATTTCATTAAGAGCTCGATGAACCCGAGCAATTACGTCAAGGTACGGCACCGTTTCAATGTCCCATGGATCAAACACTTCGACGCCGTTTCGTGCATGAGCTTGGACAGGGAACAAGGGATATTATATTCCGGTTCTTGGGATAAAACCGTCAAGGTCTGGAGAATATCCGATTCGAAATGCTTGGAATCGATCAACGCCCACGACGATGCCGTCAACTCGGTGGTGGCGGGGTTCGAGGGGCTGGTGTTGACGGGGTCCGCGGACGGGACAGTGAAGGTGTGGCGGAGGGAGTTGGTGGGCAAGAATACGAAGCACGTGAGGGTGCAGACGTTGCTGAAGCAGGAGAGCGCGGTGACGGCGCTGGCAGTGAGCGCGGCCGGCTCGGGGGTCGTGTACTGCGGGTCGTCGGACGGGCTGGTGAACTTCTGGGAGCGCGGGAAGCACTCCCTGAGCCACGGCGGGGTGCTGCGCGGCCACAAGCTGGCCGTGTTGTGCCTGGCCGCCGCGGGGAATCTGGTGTTTAGTGGGTCCGCGGACAAGAGCATTGGCGTGTGGAGGAAGGAGGAGGGCGGGGACCACACTTGGCTTTCGGTTTTGAGCGGGCATTCTGGGCCCGTCAAGTGCTTGGCCGTCGAGGAAGATAAGGATCAGCTGTCCAAATGTGGTGAAGATGACCAACGGTGGGTGGTTTATAGTGGTAGTTTGGACAAGTCGGTGAAGATCTGGAGGGTGTCCGAGAAGTTTCCGGCGGTTTAA